One genomic region from Bufo bufo chromosome 3, aBufBuf1.1, whole genome shotgun sequence encodes:
- the TASL gene encoding TLR adapter interacting with SLC15A4 on the lysosome: MLSEGYLCKIQASYDNDCRLHHNQRTKEPKEVAGVCTLNYLSARETRSKRIFRKFGSFEKHNTQQEGDHKEMVEGLIYECEKSPLASISGNSSSSKDAFLVPSSCKHICRDYNDLHIAGDQVRAINSVMRDFTSDSSFEFCEGPFLQSYEIPSNMDSLGVQTNNISKKGSKRYSWKVCSEKEKSIVNPEQPMSNSVLNEYLERKIIELYKQYMMDISCSASTNHIMTSEVIMNNIQQISMQLSREQNMERHKAKDMVISFLLRLASEKQSNVISTPDLQISSNLA, from the coding sequence ATGCTTTCAGAGGGATACTTGTGCAAAATCCAGGCTTCCTATGACAATGACTGCAGGTTGCATCACAACCAGAGGACTAAAGAACCAAAAGAAGTGGCTGGTGTATGCACTCTCAATTATTTATCTGCCCGTGAGACCCGGAGCAAAAGGATTTTCAGGAAATTTGGTTCATTTGAAAAGCACAACACTCAACAAGAGGGAGACCACAAGGAAATGGTGGAAGGCTTGATATATGAATGTGAAAAATCACCTTTAGCAAGCATAAGTGGAAACTCAAGCTCAAGCAAAGATGCCTTTTTGGTCCCATCCTCTTGCAAACATATCTGTAGAGACTATAATGACTTGCATATAGCCGGAGACCAAGTGAGGGCTATCAACTCAGTCATGAGGGATTTCACTTCTGATAGCAGCTTTGAATTTTGTGAGGGACCTTTCTTGCAATCGTATGAAATTCCTTCTAATATGGATTCATTAGGTGTCCAAACAAATAATATCAGCAAAAAAGGCAGTAAACGGTATTCCTGGAAAGTATGCAGTGAAAAAGAGAAAAGCATCGTTAACCCTGAGCAACCAATGTCTAATTCAGTTCTCAATGAGTATTTGGAAAGAAAGATTATTGAGCTCTATAAGCAGTACATGATGGATATAAGCTGCAGTGCATCCACAAACCACATCATGACCTCAGAAGTCATCATGAACAACATCCAGCAGATAAGCATGCAGTTGTCACGAGAACAAAACATGGAAAGACACAAGGCCAAAGACATGGTCATCAGTTTCTTGCTGAGGCTTGCAAGTGAAAAACAGTCTAATGTTATCAGCACTCCGGATCTTCAGATCTCATCTAACCTTGCTTAA